Part of the Cuculus canorus isolate bCucCan1 chromosome 17, bCucCan1.pri, whole genome shotgun sequence genome is shown below.
TCAGCCCACCCAGTGGGGTAATCCCACCACTGTTTGTTCTGCTTCAGCCTGCTGAGTGCCCACGCGGGAGACAGAGCGGGGCTGCTCTGCTGAAGGGAGCACTGGGGTACAGCAGCAGGGAGAGTCCAGAGCAGGAAGGGAGAAGCTGTGCTCCCCAACAGCcatggagcacctctcctatgaggacaggctgagagagttggggttgttcagcctggggaagagaaggctccagggagatcttagagcagcttccagtactgaaaggggctccaggaaacctgggaaggggctcttgatcacgGAGGgcggggataggatgagaaggaatggttttgagctgaaagaggggagattgagatgagatctttgggagaaatgttttgctgtgaggctggggaggccctggcccaggttgcccagagcagtggtgctgccccatccctggaggggttccaggccaggttggatggggctcggagcccctgatccagtgggaggtgtccctgcccatggcaggggattggaactggatgggctttgaggtcctttccaactcaaagcattccaCGATTCTCTGATTCCTGGTGCTGCCAGAGCAGGGTTGGTACCGGTACCACAGGCtctccccagcctcctcctttGCCCAACAAACTGAGGGAatgcttttgttcttctctggcGGCACTCAGACCGGAGCTGCTGGGAGCATCTTAGTGGGAAATGTTCACTGTAAGCCGTTTTTGCGAAGAACAGAGCACTTCTGTGCTCCCAGCCTCCTTTTTAAACTGCAGATCTTTCCTGCTAATTAGCCTGTCTTGGTCTACATAGCCCTAATTATTCCATTTGGCCTTAAATCCTGACTGCTCCAGCTACGATGTGTTCAAATGGATCTTGTGgcatttgcaattatttttaggGTGAACTTTTGAATATATTTACATAACTAAATCAGATCAAGATAGCAGGAAGAGGCAGATGagcccttttctttttaacgctgaaaaaaaatgccagaactGTTTGTTGTTCCCTCTGATTTACATCTAAACAAATGGGCCTGCATTTGACTTTTTGACTTGTCTGTGGTATGTGGGCATGCATTTGAAATGGTTTAACCTTAACCAAGCGGTGGGTCAGGATGTTAACAGCGGTGCTGAATTGCCACAAAAGTACTTTTGGTGGTGATGATCCTttgctgctgggatgggaaaCGCATGCCTGGCGGGGCAGAGGCACTGCCTCGTGTCCTGGCAATCTGATGGTTTAAACACAAGTGGATAAAAGCGCAGTGAGTGGATGGTAAGCGGGTGACCTGGTGAGCAGTTGACCACCATTCCAGGTAGGTGGAGTGGAATGTcaggggttggaagggaaacGGAGCAAGCCCTCCAGCATCTGGTTGCTTGTGGGGCTGGCTCTGGTGGCAGGTAGGGCAGGGAGGCTGCCTGGCTCTGGGGCAGCTCCCCTGCTTGCTCCCTGCCGCAAAGGGGCTTTGCACCACCCGCTGCTGAATGTTCTCTTTCACGGAGAGATTCGAGAGGAGAAAAACgtattttctgaagcagttcTTTGGACTGTCAACAAAACAAAACGCATGGACGCCCCGTTCCTTCCACTCTATTCAGCTCCCACCCCAGCCACATAACCACAAAGGACTTGAAATCCCTGGGTGAGCCCAGGGGAGGGATTGCAAAACCTGTGCTCACAAATGGAGCAGAAAGGGGGAGGGTGTGAGAAGCAGTGCCAGCGTTCCCAGGAGTCCCTCCCAGGGAGACGGCACAGCAGGGGACTTGCAGAaactgctgccttcctgctggGGATCCTAGCGAGAGGCAGAAACCCCCAAAAGCCTTAATGCCAGATGAAGCCTTCAAGGATTTTTGCATAAGGTCAGTCTCTGGAGGAAGGGCATTTAACGCTGACTGTCTGTTACTGTTAGCCTTCAGGTGGTTTAGTATCTCAAAGCGTTTCATTCGAATGGGTAACAGCTTCTCCTGACTCAAACCCTGGAAATTTGCATGaggtgcttttgtttttctcttatttcagcttttccccctcccctgtAACTGAAAATGCAGGAAGGCGGCAGGTGGCAGAGAAAAGTGAGAGGACAGTGGTGTGCTGAGCTTGGTTCTGGAAGGAAGGAGAATTGCAGGGTGGGTTTGGGCTTTGTCTGAGATGGAAGAGACTCTCAGTAAAGATTTCTATAGGGATGGACATTAGTACTCATGGTCTCCCCTCTCTGAAACATTCCTGGAGCTTTATTGCAGCTGTAAACCTGTGTTTCTGGGTACAGAAACACTCCAGAAATAATCTCTTTGGGTGTGCTCTGAGATTGACTCTAATTACCTCCTGGGTAGAAGGCACCTACTGCACAATTAGAAGTTGCTGATAAGTGAAAGAGATGATGAAAGCCTGGAAATGGTGTCAGCATCCTGAAAGACAAgggagccaggctggatgcTGAGATGTTGTAGGAGCTGGGCAGGATTGTGGATCCTGCTCCTCTGaccttgctgtgtttttcttgcagatgcCCGTTGGGTTGAACACTTGCTAGCGGAAAGCTGAAGCGTGGTCGCCAGCCTGTGCGGAGAAGAACAGAATGCGGGTCACCATGAGGAGGGTGTTACTGGTAGTGGGCTCGGTGGTCGCCCTGATGGTGACTCTGCACCTCGGCCAGCAGGTCCTGGAGTGCCAGCAGGTCCTAAGCGAGAGGAGGCACAGGCTGATGAGACCTGAAAACGAGGAGCTGGTCATGATGGACTCCAACCACGTCGAGTACCGTTACAGCAAGGAGATGCCCTTGATCTTCATTGGCGGGGTCCCTCGGAGCGGCACAACACTGATGAGGGCTATGCTCGATGCCCACCCTGAGGTGCGCTGCGGAGAGGAGACTCGCATCATCCCCCGCGTGCTGGCGATGCGGCAGGCCTGGTCCAAATCGGGGCGAGAGAAGATGCGCCTGGATGAAGCGGGGGTGACGGACCAAGTTTTGGATGCCGCTATGCAGGCCTTTATACTGGAAGTGATTGCCAAGCACGGCGAGCCAGCCAGGTATTTGTGTAACAAGGACCCCTTCACGCTGAAGTCTTCTGTCTACCTGTCCAGGCTGTTCCCCAATTCCAAATTCCTCTTGATGGTTCGAGATGGCCGAGCTTCGGTCCATTCTATGATCACACGGAAAGTGACGATCGCGGGCTTCGACCTGAACAGCTACCGAGACTGCCTGACCAAGTGGAACAAAGCCATCGAGGTGATGTACTCACAGTGCTTGGAGATTGGGCGGTCCCGGTGCCTGCCCGTCTACTACGAGCAGCTGGTTCTGCACCCCGAGCAGTCCATGCAGGCCATCATGAAGTTCCTGGACATCTCCTGGAGCGACACGGTGCTGCACCACGAGGAGCTGATAGGGAAGCCTGGTGGAGTGTCGCTTTCCAAGTGAGTGTCTCAGCTCTTGCCTTGGCTTTTTGAGGAGCATTTTCATTCCTCGAAGCAGGCAAGGCTAAAACTGGGGGCAAAGATGCACTGCCTGTGGTTATGTATGCTTTTTCAGGGGCAGAGGTAGCAGCACATTCAGTTTTGCTGCATTAGGTCTCGTGTTTCTAAGTAGAAGGTGGCTTGAGTGCTATCAATCTGTTGTACCCAACACAGCAGCTTGTCAGGCGTGGATTTTAGGAGCAGGTGACTGCTTCATTCATCTGTCTTGACAGTGCAGAAATTGTTTTGTTCTCTAATTTGAACAGAACTCCTTGCTCTCAAGTGAGAGCTCCTTAATGCCTCTCTTCTCCACTCCTCTCTTCAAATACCTCCTTACTGCGAGTAGTTTTGCTGCTAATGAATGGCTTTTGGTGGCGAGCAGCAATTCTTGCTGGGTTTGATGCTGATATTGCAGAATAAGAGAAATA
Proteins encoded:
- the TPST2 gene encoding protein-tyrosine sulfotransferase 2; translation: MRVTMRRVLLVVGSVVALMVTLHLGQQVLECQQVLSERRHRLMRPENEELVMMDSNHVEYRYSKEMPLIFIGGVPRSGTTLMRAMLDAHPEVRCGEETRIIPRVLAMRQAWSKSGREKMRLDEAGVTDQVLDAAMQAFILEVIAKHGEPARYLCNKDPFTLKSSVYLSRLFPNSKFLLMVRDGRASVHSMITRKVTIAGFDLNSYRDCLTKWNKAIEVMYSQCLEIGRSRCLPVYYEQLVLHPEQSMQAIMKFLDISWSDTVLHHEELIGKPGGVSLSKIERSTDQVIKPVNMEALSKWIGHIPGDVLQDMAHIAPMLARLGYDPYANPPNYGHPDPLVVNNTHRVLKGDYKTPANLKGHLQVTQNTSSSH